CAGCCGCGACAATGCGGACTTTTTATTCTTCGATTTTCCAAAAAACTACAAGTAACACCTGCATCCTTTTCCGGCAAAAGCCGCTGATGCCAACGCCCTACCGGCACACCTTTATACCACATGAACGAAGAGCAACTATTACAGGCAAGCCCACAGCAGGAACTCCCTTTTATTAACAGGGAGCTGAGCTGGCTGGCCTTTAATTTCAGAGTATTGCAGGAGGCCGAAGACAAGCGCGTGCCGCTGCTGGAGCGCATTAAGTTTCTGGCTATTTTTTCTTCTAACCTCGACGAGTACTTTAAAGTGCGGGTGGCAACGCTCAAGCGCCTGATCAAGCTGAAAAAGAAGACACGCGAAAAGCTGGAAGAAGATCCTTCAATTACCTTTGACCAAGTGATATGCGAGGTAAAACGGCAGCAGAACGAGTTTGGCAGGGTGTACCGCGAAAGTATACTGCCCGACCTGCGCCGGGAGAACATCCACATGCTGACGGAGAACGACCTGAACCCGGCGCAGCAGCAATGGGTGAAGGCCTATTTTGAAGAAACCCTGGCTCCCTTGCTGCTCCCCATTATCCTGGATGCCACCGAAACGCACCTCTTTCTCAAAGACCAGACGGTATACCTAGGCATTAAAATGGATGATCCGAAAACGGAAGGTGACAAGCCCGAGCGTTTCAGCATGCTGGAAATCCCCACCAAAAAGCTTGGAGGGCGTTTTGTGAAGCTGCCCACAGAGGGCGAGCAACGCTACGTGATGTTTGTGGACGATGTGATCCGATACTGCCTGCCGCTGTTGTTTCCCCAATACAGGCACTTTGATGCCCATGCCGTAAAGGTGTCGCGGGATGCGGAACTGGATATTGAAGAGGAAGTATCGGGCGACCTGATGGCCAAGATTCGCAAAAGCGTTAAGAAGCGCGAAACCGGCTACCCGGCGCGCCTGCTCTACGACCCCACCATGCCCCAGGACCTGCTTGACCGCCTGATGGCTCACACCGGCATATCGGAAGAGGAACTGGTGGAAGGCAGCAAGTACCACAACTTCCGCGATTTTTTTCAGTTCCCGGACTTTAACCTGCCCCGCCTCAAGTATGACCCGCAGCCCCAGCTGGTGCACCCGTTGCTGGAGAAAGAGCCCAGCATACTGGCCGCCATGCAAAAGCAGGATTACCTGGTTCATTACCCCTACCAGTCGTTCGACTACGTGCTGCGCCTCTTTAACGAAGCCGCTACCGACCCCAACGTAACCGCCATCAGTGTTACCCTGTACCGCGTAGCCGACAAATCGGCCATTGCCAAAGCGCTGGTAAAGGCCGCTAAAAACGGCAAGCTGGTAACGGTTGTGGTAGAGCTGAAAGCGCGTTTCGACGAGGAATCCAACATTTACTGGGCAGGCAAGCTGCAGAAGGCAGGCGCCAACGTGATCTTTGGCATCGAGGACCTGAAAGTACACTCCAAGCTGGGCCTGATCACGCGCAATGAGAACGGCACCCTAGTAAACTATGCATACCTGAGTACGGGCAACTATAACGAGGACACCGCAACCATCTACGCCGACTACGCCCTGTTTACCGCAGATCCACGCCTGACCAGGGATGTGGAACAGGTCTTTAACTTTTTCGTGGATCGCCAAACCGACAAAAAAATCGAGCACCTGCTGGTGGCCCCCATCAACATGCGCGAAAAGTTTGTAGGGCTGATTGACCGCGAGATACGCAATGCCCGCAAAGGGTTGCCGGCAAGTATGATCCTGAAGATGAATGCGCTGCAGGACGAGCGCATGATCCGCAAGCTGTATGAAGCCAGCCAGTCAGGCGTTAAAATTCAGCTGCTGGTGCGCGGCATCTGCTGCCTGGTGCCGGGTGTGGCGGGGCTGAGCGAGAACATACAGGTGCGCAGCATTGTAGACCGTTACCTGGAGCATGCCCGGGTATACATTTTCCACAACAACGGCGAGGAGCAGTATTATGTGGCCTCAGCCGACTGGATGACACGCAACCTGAACCGGCGCATCGAAGTAGCTTTTCCGCTGTTGCACCCTAACCTGGTAGCGCAGGTACGCACCATCATCGACTTTCAACTGGCCGATGACACCAAAGCCCGCGATGTATACAACAACTATGTGCAGGAGCCGGCGGCAGCCAGCGTGCGCTCGCAGTACAAGACGTATGAGTACCTCCGCAGCCTGGTGCCCGAAGGGATGAATCCGGAACGAAAAGGCAAATAAGCCAAAGCGGGCAGCGCTTACTCGCCGCCGTGCTTTTTCAGGAGCTTGCGCGGGGGCACGGCAAACAGCTCCACCCCGATATACCCTGTGCCAGCCAGGTCGTTTTTGATCAGCTCGTTCTGAGAGCCGATATCATCGAACACGCGGTTGCGGTAATACTGCCGGAAACCGCCTTCCACGGCAAACCATAGAAAGTCGTAGATCTCGCGCTCGGCACGCACCAGCCCTTTAAAGTCGGTGCGGCGCAACTCCACATTCCCGAACTCCGATAAAGGCGGGTTCTTAACACGCAACGTATAGGCCGCGCCCTCGATCTTATAGCCGGCATAGAAAAGTGTTTTTTCATCCATGTTGTAGCGTACGCGGGCGTTGGCCGGAAAAATGGATTCGACACCCCACTGCTTGTTGAAAGTGCGGTTATACAGGATGCCGGGATAAATGCTCTGTCGCCCGAACGTATAGCCCACTTCCACGCCAACGCCAATGGCATAGTCGGGAGTTTTCTTCCAGCCATAAGCCAGGTCCACGGTGGTTTTCAGGAAATCAGAAATACCGATATTCTCCTGCCGGTAGTCGCCGTTTAGCTCGCCTTTGACACGGATCAGGTAAAACCGGCGGTCGTTGAGCGAGTGCAGAAAGGCCAGTTGCAGGCCCAGGCTTTTGAGATGCTTGTCCTGCAGGTTCTCATAAAGGCTGTAGGAGCTGGGCGTAATGTTGCCAAACTCAAATTCCTCATACTTATACGTAAGCCCCAGGATAAGCTTTGTTTGCGGCTTGTTGATAACGGGCCCGAAAGCGCGCACATCAAACTTGTTGTTGCGGCGCACATGCCCGCTGCCGTCGCCTACCCGCGGGTCTTCGGACTTCGAGTCGATATCAAACTGCGGCAGCCGCTCATAGCCGATTATGATGCCCCTGCTTTTGCCCATACCCTGCACCGAAGGAGAGGCATACGTTTTCAGAACCTGCGATTCGGGGTTCTGCGCCTGAGCGCGTGGGGCACCCAGCAGCAGGGCCAGCACCGGCAATAGTAAATACTTGTTTTTCATAGTGTATAGGTTAGGTTCGGAAAGCCACGTGCTGCCCCGGAGTGCGGCACGTGGCTGTTAGCTTATTTAAAACAGGAAGCCTAATTTCAGCATCCATAGCTCATCATCATCGCCCACGGCATACGTCAGCGACAACACATTGCGTTGCAGTAGCTCTGTCCAGATACCGCCGCCGTAGCCGGAATGGAGGCTACGCAAAAACGGCTGCCCCGGGTCCGTATCGTTGTATACGCGGCCTACATCATAGAGACCAAGCACCCCGAATTTAGCCGGCGTCAGGAACAGGTTATAGTTGAGCACCGCTACCCGGGCCTCCGCATTTGCATAGATAGTCGAGCGGCCGGCCAGACGTGTGCGGCGGTAACCGCGCAGGTTATCGGTGCCGCCCAGCGTGCTGGCCTGGTAAAACCGGAAGTTGCCATAGTTATGCGATGCGCCCACCCTGCCGGCCCACGTGAGCTGAAAAGGGAAATTGGGGGTGATGTAAAAGCTGAAATCTGAGCTGATATTGCCGTAGCCCAGGTGCTGGCCACCTAGCTGCCGGCTATAACTGATGCTGTTATGCCAGCGCATGCCAATACGCGGGTTGGCCTCGCTGCTGCTGCCCAGTACGTTCATGTTCAGGAAGGCCGCTACCCCCAGGTAGTGCTGCGCGTTAAACGTGCCCGCTTCCGCGTTGTAGGTATCGGTTGGCAGGTTGCCGGCTACTGCTTCATTTACCAGGAAGTTCGCAGCTTCCGGCGTGGCTACTTTAAAGCGGTCGTAAGTGGGGCCTATCCCTGCTTTAAAGAAAGAAGTAACATCTTTATACAGCATAGCGCTCAAACGCTGGCGCTCGTAGCGCACCCGGTAATAAGCCTCGTCCGTACCCGGCTCCTGGCTGGTTTCATTGCCCAGCCCGTAGAAATTACGCTGCATTTGCGGCCCTTCCACCTTGCCGTCCACAAGTATGCTCCACGGGCCCATCACCTGCCGGAAGTCGCCGTTATAGTGGGCCATAAATGAATTTGTAAAGAAAGTGTAGTTGCCTTCGAGCAGGTGCTGGGTAGCATAAGGCGTTTTCCGGAATCCTTGGGTGCGGGCCAGCACGCCAGCTCCCAGAATAGCGCCGTCATCTACGTTATACCCCAGGTTAAGGCGCGGAACTACAAAAGGAATGCTATAGTTGTCGCGATCATACACGTTCACTTCCTCAAACAAGGTGGTTTCGTCTTTCGTTTCGGAGCCAAAGTCAAACTTGTTGCCCGTATTGATATCATAAACGACCGTATACTTGCGGGGGCCGCTCACATGCGAATTGTCCACGATCAGGTCTTCGTCCCCGCCCCCGATGATGCGCACCACAATGCCTTTCTGCACGTTGCCGGTCACTTTAAACTCGTCTTCTCCGGCCAGACCGTAGAGGCGCAGCTCCTTGGTTTCGCTTGTATAAAAGGTGCGTTTGAAGAGGGTATCGAGCACCTCGCCTTCTTTGGAGAGCTTATACACGGTCAGCTGCGTCTGATCATCGTTTAGCCGGTTCACCAGAAAACGTTCGTGCTTGTCGCTGCCGGCCACATCCACGGCTTTGGCCAGGTGCTCATAATATTGCTCGGCGGCTTGCGGCAGCTTATCGCGCCGCGATTTCAGCTTGGCCACCAACTCCGGCCCTGAAATGCCGCGGACACTTTCGGGCAACTGCTGCACGGCACTTTCGATCACGGCATCTGTCAGGCTGGCTTTTATATTGTTGGCCAGGCGCAACCAGTCCTGGCGGGTAACTTTAGCAGTAAACGTGCGGTCCAGGGTAAGGGCATTCAGGTTGAGACCCAGCACATCGGGATAATCGTAACCGAAGTTCTGCACCTGCCGGGTGCCCCATTTGCGCATAGCCAGCCAGGGCAGAATGCCGTCTGCTTTAAAAAAGGCCTGGTCGCGGTCTACCGGCACAGGAATGTAAAGGTGCCCTTTGCCAGCTTTCTTGCGGTCTACCCAGCGCCATTGCCCTTCGTGGCGGTTCCAGTCGCCGATAAGCATATCCAGCAGGCGGGCCCGGACAAACGCCTGCTCATCCACTTCGTTGTCGTTGTCGTCTTTGAGTTCGCTCAACACTTTGTCGGTACCCACCAGGTTAGTGGCGTTGCCAAGGCTGGCAACATCTTCATGGTTCTCATCGGGGTCTTCCTCCAGCATGGCCAGCATGTTGCCATACTCGTCTTCATACTGCCGTAGATAAGGCGTTTGCGGGATGTATACCAACTTGGGATTGGTATGAAACACGCCGGCGGCATCAGCCAGGGGCGGCACCATCAGGGCGCCATACGGGTGCTGCGCCGATACCTGGTCTTCCAGCCGGCTACGAGCCTCTGATTCGAGGAGGAACTCGGGCAATACGACGGTTGGCTCTTTGTTTACGCTCCGGAGTTTAAATTCCCGGGCCTCGGGGTTGCGCACCTTCAGCGAAGTGGTCTGCTGCCCGCCGCCTTTCTGGTAAGGCCGCAGCCCGCCAAGCTCGTTTTTCATGTCCAGCAGGGGCGCTGTTACCGGGGTGGTCCACTCCTTGCGGTAGTGTTCTCCCTGGAGCAATTCTTTCAGTCCGCTCACCTCATACTTGCTGTTGGCCGCCAGGGTAATGGTGCTATCGCTGTAATCGGTATTATCCTGCACCAGCGGCTTTTCCTGCGGTGGCTTTTTGTTGTAAAGCAACGTGCGGTAGGTAATCCGGCCCGTAGCCCCACCGTCTACGGGTACCCAGTATTCTGTCCATACTTCCCCGTTGTCATAATAGAGCAGTTTGGAAAAGCCCTCTATCCGTTGCGCATATTCCGCATCGCCGCCGGGCTTCACAAACTGGTTCTTACAGCCCGATCCGCTGACAATCAAAGGCGTGTTATTATGCTTGAAGTACTCCAGGGCATGCTCGTGGCCTGCGGCGTACGTAATGTTATCATACTTGTCGAAGATGTTGAGCAGCCCCTCAATGTATGCCTGGTAACGCGGGTGCGGAATATCTTCCAGAATGCCGCCATACTTGCGGGCAAACGGGTAAATGGAGCCAATGATAGGTAGTGGCAGATACATCCACTCGCGGAGCATGGTTAGCGGGAAGAAGTGGTCTTTGAGCGTGAAGAAACCGCCATGTGCTCCGCGGCTTTTGAGCGGATGGTGCGCTACCACCAGGATATCACTGCCCTGGTTCTTCTCGATAATATCTTCCATCTTCACCAGAAAGTCGGCCTCGGAGGTGGCGCCGCAACCGCTGTTGTTGCCGTAAGGCCTGTTGAAAGGAAACATCCACCACTCCGAGTCTACCGCGATCAGCACCAGGTTGTCGCTCAGGCGCACTTCGTAGGGCCCCGGGCACCCGTTGCCGGGAACATAGTAATCGTCGCCCAGCACAATATCTTTCTTGTCGAGGTACTCATTTACGTAATTCTGTTCCCGCATAACGGCCTCCAGTCCGCCGCGTCCGCTGTGGTTCCAGTCGTGGTTGCCCGCTATCATGTAGGTTTCGCCGGGGTAGCCTTTCAGAATATTGAGCTGCTCGTTCATGCGCTCTTCCGACACCTTGCGATCTAAGGCACCTTCTTTGGGCAGGCCATTGTAATAGACATTGTCGCCCAGGTAAATGGTCGCGCTCTGCTCGCCGGTTTCGTTCATCATGCGCTGCAGCAGCTTGAGGGTGGGCTCCTGCACGCCGTCGGTCCGGGGTTCGCCCACATCGCCAATGAGAAATACCGTGTACAGCAGCTTGTTGCCGGGGGCGGGTTTTTCCTGCTCCCAGTTGGCTGCCTTGGGGCTATAATAGGGCTTTGTGTTGACGCAGGCACTCAGGAGCAGCGTGAGCAACAGCTGCCCGAGGAGGCGTATCGGAAGGCACTTAGGGGTATACATTTTCTTCATACGTACGAAAACTCTCTTGTCCGGGCTACGTCATACCTTGTGAAAACCTGCCTGCTTTGTAGCGGCAGACGTATTGCCAGGCTGGTGATACAGAGGCTCCTGAGCTGTAGCGGCAGGCTAGGGATGTGGCTGGACAGGCTTTGCTAACGAGACGCAACAAATTTTAGTTGTTACCCGAATCATACCTTCCGCACCGGGATTAAGGCCGATTCACTAACAAAATGCAGCAGTTACCGTAACCGCAAATTACTGCAGCCAACTACTTGACCGCAGTATACCTGCCGATCTTATGCAGCCTGCCTAAGCAGCGGCAGTACTTAAACCACTATGGAAGAAGCAACAATTATAAAGGCCGCCGGTGAGTATGTTCTTCAGCTCTTTAAGGAACAACTCTCGAAAAAGCTGGTTTACCACAATTACAGACACACCTTTGAAACGGTAACCGAAGCACAGGAACTTGGCCGCATGAGCCACCTGGCGCCCGATGAACTGCAGGACCTGGTGCTGGCCGCCTGGTTTCATGATACCGGTTATACAGTTACATATGATGGGCACGAAGAAGAGAGCAAGCGCCTGGCCACCGACTGGCTGCAGGAGCGCCAGTACCCACAGGAGCGCATCAACCGCATTCTTGGTTGCATAGAAGCAACGCAGGCCGGCGTGCAGCCGCAGGGGCAGTTGCAAACGCTTCTGGTAGATGCCGACCTGTCTAACATGGGCAAAGCCTCTTTTGCGGCCACTGCCGAGTTACTGCGGGTAGAGTGGGAAATCTACCGGAACAAGTTCTTTACAGAAAGAGAATGGGCTAAGTTTCAGCTGAACTTCCTGCTGTCCACCTCCTTTCTTTCAACCGAGGCACAACACAAATACGCCGCGCAACTGGGCCTGAACATACAGGAGCAGCGCAAATTGCTGAGCACAGAGGAGAAGCATAAAAAGAAAGAAGAGAAAAAACACCGCAAAACACTGGCGCAGCCCAAGCGGGGCATCGAGACCATGTTCCGCAACACCTATAAAACGCACCTGGACCTCAGCGGCATTGCCGATAACAAGGCAAACATGATGATCAGCTTGAATGCCATCATCCTTTCCGTCATCATCACTTACCTGAGCGCCAAGACCTCTGTGATAGGCACCGATTACACGCATCACCGCTCCCTAATTATCCCTATCGGCACTTTGCTGCTCACCACGCTGGGCTCAGTGATCTTTGCCATTATTTCGGCCCAGCCCGAGATCACCAGCCTGAAGCTCCGGAAAAACAGCTCCCGGGTAAACACCCGCCAGGTGAACCTGCTTTTTTTCGGCAACTTTACCAAGCTGCCCTTAGAAGATTTCCGCAAAGGAATGCATGAGATCATGCGCGACAAAAAATCGCTGTATAACAACATGATCACCGATATTTATTACCTGGGTGAGGTACTGAACCGCAAGTATCGGGTGTTGCGCATTTCATACACGATCTTTATGGTGGGGCTGGTGCTCACCGTCATCGCCTTTGGTATAGCCGTCGCTTTTTATTAAGAAACCCGTTCCCTGCCGGGCCACTTGTTTGGCGAGCGGATTAAAGCTAAATTTGCCTGCCGAAAATCCACCGGCCCCGTAGTTCAACGGATAGAATAGAAGTTTCCTAAACTTTAGATCCGCGTTCGATTCGCGGCGGGGCCACCATGCAAAAAGCCTGTTCCTGAATTGGAATGGGCTTTTTTAGTTTAACCTGCTGCTACTAACGCCTCCATACCTACCTGACCAGGCACATCTTTTTAAGATAAACCGCAACTTTCTGCTGCCATATCCATATATATAAGATATTATATCAGTTCTGCCTATGAGAAAGTTGCTTCTATTGGGCGCCCTTGCTGCCCTGACACTGACTGCCGGCTGTAACCGGAACAAAAAGAATATGGTACAGCATAGTTCTGAGGCTACTGAAGCTAGTGAGACCGGTGCTACGCCCCCGCTTGAGGCCGATGTGCTGCTGGTAACCCACCCCCTCATCAATGGCCAGCTCTACAACAGCCCCAGCTTTGAGGGCGTCTCGCTCATCCACTTCGACACTGCCCAGCAAATCCAGGTACTCGACACCTCCAATGCCATCTTTATAAAGGCACGCATCCGTAAAGACACCATCGCTTATACCGGCTACGTATCCAAAGCCATCCTGCCAGAGAAATAACGCCTTTTAACAAGAAGCAACACCCTTTCTCAGTTCCTTACCAGCGTTACTACCGGCCTCTTTTGCCGCTGCAGTTTCAGCCACCTTGCTTCGGCTGCACTGCTGCGAAGTATACTTCCTAACAACAATTTTTTTCTTCCCTGCTCCTTTCTAGGGCGCTTTTCAACTTCTTTATTATTTCAGACATGGCCATACTTAGTCCTGATCTGCTGCGCTGTGCTCACGGGTCGTTTTATACTTTACCCTTTACCGGAAACAAAAAAGGCAGCCCTGAAAAGGGCTGCCTTCTAGTGTTGTATGGCGCAGTATTTTACTTGATCACGACACGGCGCACTGCACTGAATTTATTTGCTTCGAGCTTAATGTAATAAAGCCCTTTTGCAAAACTGTTCAAATCGATGGTTGTGGTGAACTGCCCCTCGCCCCGCGACAATGTTTCGTGCAACACCTCGTTGCCGATTACATTGATGATGCGCAGATCTGCCGTGCGGGCATTCAGGTTAGAAACTGAAATAGTGAACACCCCGTCGCTGGGGTTTGGATAAATCGCAATGTCCTGGTCTTCCTGCTCCACAGTAAGGGCTTTTTCTTTATCTGTCTGGGTTAGCTGCCCTACGACAGGTGGGCGGGCCTGGGCTTGCGCGACCTGCACAAGCGAACACATAAACAAAGAAAGTATAAGTAGCTTCATATAAAATGAGTAAATTCTTATTCAAAATTAAACAAAAGTCGTTCCATTTATTTCAACGGCTGGCTGCATAATTTGTTCTTGCATTATACCCTATAAATCAGCGGTATTCACCAAATTATACTACCAGGCAGTTGGAATATATTAAGTACCTGTAAAGTGAACAGCATTGACTGATATTGCAATTGTAGGTGGTGGCCTGGCGGGCCTGGTAAGTGCGCTGGGTCTGGCAAAAGCCGGGCTCCGGGTGGTGCTGGTCGAGAAGAAAGTATACCCTTTTCACCGGGTATGCGGCGAGTATGTTTCCAACGAGGTGCTGCCTTACCTGCGCGCGCTTGGTGCTGACCCGGCCTTGCTGCAGCCGGCGGCCATTAACCGGTTTATGCTTACCTCTCCGAAAGGCAAGGCGCTGTTTGCCCCCTTGGACCTGGGCGGGTTTGGAATAAGCCGTTATGCGCTGGACCACTACCTCTACCAAGTGGCGCAGCAGCAGGAAGTGCAATTTATTTTGCAACAGACCGTACAGGATGTACGCTTTACAGGCGATGCCTTTACCCTGCAACTCTCCGGGGGCGAAACGCTGGCTGCCAAGGTGGTGCTGGGCGCTTTCGGCAAACGCGCCAACCTCGACCGGCAGCTGAACCGCCCTTTCTTTCAGGCCCGCTCTCCCTACCTGGGCATTAAATACCACCTTCGCTACGATGCACCCCGCGACCTGATCGCGCTCCACAATTTTAAGGAGGGCTATGCCGGCATTTCGGCGATAGAAGATGACCGGTACTGCTTTTGTTACCTGACCACGCGCCGCAACCTGAAAGCCCACAGAAGTATAGCGGCTATGGAACAGGCCGTGCTGTGCCGCAACCCGCACCTGCGCCGCATATTCGAAGAGGCTGATTTCCTCTACGACCAACCCGAGGTGATCAACGAAATATCGTTTGCGCCTAAAACCTGCATCGAGAACCACATGCTGCTTTGCGGCGATGCGGCAGGTATGATCACGCCGCTGTGTGGCAACGGCATGGCCATGGCTATCCACTCCGGCAAAATTGCTACCGACCAGGTGCTGCGCTATTTCCGGGAAGGGCTGCCCCGGCCACAACTGGAAGAAAATTACCGCCGTGCCTGGCAGCAGCAGTTTGCCGGGCGCCTGCAGGTGGGCCGCGCGGTGCAGCAGCTTTTCGGCAGCCCCATTCTTTCGGAAGTGGCGGTAGGAGCGCTGCAATGGCTTCCGCCCCTGGTGCGCCTGGTGATGCGGCAAACACACGGGCAGCCTTTCTGAGAGGTATACCTGGCCTGCCTATATCTTAAAGCAACTGCTTTCGTAGTTAGGTTGGTTACCTGTTGCCTGCCTTGTAGCAATTGGCCATAACTATAAGGCTTTATTTCTGTTTAACACCGGGCTCCTTCCGGCACCACAACCAACAGGAACACTTAGAAATATTCCCCTATGAAGAGCTACTTATGCGCTATCGGCACCGCGAACCCACCCCACAAAATACCGCAGATGCAAATTGCGGCATTTATGGCGGCCGCGCTACAGTTTGACGAGCAGGACACCCGCAAGCTGAAAGCCTTGTACCGGGTGTCGGGTATTGGCCAGCGCTATACGGTGCTCGAGGATTATGCGCGCCAGAACGGCAGCTTCACTTTTTTCCCCAATACCCCTTCGTTAGAGCCTTTTCCGGGGGTGCAGCAACGCATGAACCTCTACAAGCAGCACGCGGTGGACCTCTCGGAGGAAGCAGTACGCAGCTGCCTGTCTAAAATTTCGG
This window of the Pontibacter liquoris genome carries:
- the ppk1 gene encoding polyphosphate kinase 1, with translation MNEEQLLQASPQQELPFINRELSWLAFNFRVLQEAEDKRVPLLERIKFLAIFSSNLDEYFKVRVATLKRLIKLKKKTREKLEEDPSITFDQVICEVKRQQNEFGRVYRESILPDLRRENIHMLTENDLNPAQQQWVKAYFEETLAPLLLPIILDATETHLFLKDQTVYLGIKMDDPKTEGDKPERFSMLEIPTKKLGGRFVKLPTEGEQRYVMFVDDVIRYCLPLLFPQYRHFDAHAVKVSRDAELDIEEEVSGDLMAKIRKSVKKRETGYPARLLYDPTMPQDLLDRLMAHTGISEEELVEGSKYHNFRDFFQFPDFNLPRLKYDPQPQLVHPLLEKEPSILAAMQKQDYLVHYPYQSFDYVLRLFNEAATDPNVTAISVTLYRVADKSAIAKALVKAAKNGKLVTVVVELKARFDEESNIYWAGKLQKAGANVIFGIEDLKVHSKLGLITRNENGTLVNYAYLSTGNYNEDTATIYADYALFTADPRLTRDVEQVFNFFVDRQTDKKIEHLLVAPINMREKFVGLIDREIRNARKGLPASMILKMNALQDERMIRKLYEASQSGVKIQLLVRGICCLVPGVAGLSENIQVRSIVDRYLEHARVYIFHNNGEEQYYVASADWMTRNLNRRIEVAFPLLHPNLVAQVRTIIDFQLADDTKARDVYNNYVQEPAAASVRSQYKTYEYLRSLVPEGMNPERKGK
- a CDS encoding DUF6268 family outer membrane beta-barrel protein, producing MKNKYLLLPVLALLLGAPRAQAQNPESQVLKTYASPSVQGMGKSRGIIIGYERLPQFDIDSKSEDPRVGDGSGHVRRNNKFDVRAFGPVINKPQTKLILGLTYKYEEFEFGNITPSSYSLYENLQDKHLKSLGLQLAFLHSLNDRRFYLIRVKGELNGDYRQENIGISDFLKTTVDLAYGWKKTPDYAIGVGVEVGYTFGRQSIYPGILYNRTFNKQWGVESIFPANARVRYNMDEKTLFYAGYKIEGAAYTLRVKNPPLSEFGNVELRRTDFKGLVRAEREIYDFLWFAVEGGFRQYYRNRVFDDIGSQNELIKNDLAGTGYIGVELFAVPPRKLLKKHGGE
- a CDS encoding metallophosphoesterase, producing MKKMYTPKCLPIRLLGQLLLTLLLSACVNTKPYYSPKAANWEQEKPAPGNKLLYTVFLIGDVGEPRTDGVQEPTLKLLQRMMNETGEQSATIYLGDNVYYNGLPKEGALDRKVSEERMNEQLNILKGYPGETYMIAGNHDWNHSGRGGLEAVMREQNYVNEYLDKKDIVLGDDYYVPGNGCPGPYEVRLSDNLVLIAVDSEWWMFPFNRPYGNNSGCGATSEADFLVKMEDIIEKNQGSDILVVAHHPLKSRGAHGGFFTLKDHFFPLTMLREWMYLPLPIIGSIYPFARKYGGILEDIPHPRYQAYIEGLLNIFDKYDNITYAAGHEHALEYFKHNNTPLIVSGSGCKNQFVKPGGDAEYAQRIEGFSKLLYYDNGEVWTEYWVPVDGGATGRITYRTLLYNKKPPQEKPLVQDNTDYSDSTITLAANSKYEVSGLKELLQGEHYRKEWTTPVTAPLLDMKNELGGLRPYQKGGGQQTTSLKVRNPEAREFKLRSVNKEPTVVLPEFLLESEARSRLEDQVSAQHPYGALMVPPLADAAGVFHTNPKLVYIPQTPYLRQYEDEYGNMLAMLEEDPDENHEDVASLGNATNLVGTDKVLSELKDDNDNEVDEQAFVRARLLDMLIGDWNRHEGQWRWVDRKKAGKGHLYIPVPVDRDQAFFKADGILPWLAMRKWGTRQVQNFGYDYPDVLGLNLNALTLDRTFTAKVTRQDWLRLANNIKASLTDAVIESAVQQLPESVRGISGPELVAKLKSRRDKLPQAAEQYYEHLAKAVDVAGSDKHERFLVNRLNDDQTQLTVYKLSKEGEVLDTLFKRTFYTSETKELRLYGLAGEDEFKVTGNVQKGIVVRIIGGGDEDLIVDNSHVSGPRKYTVVYDINTGNKFDFGSETKDETTLFEEVNVYDRDNYSIPFVVPRLNLGYNVDDGAILGAGVLARTQGFRKTPYATQHLLEGNYTFFTNSFMAHYNGDFRQVMGPWSILVDGKVEGPQMQRNFYGLGNETSQEPGTDEAYYRVRYERQRLSAMLYKDVTSFFKAGIGPTYDRFKVATPEAANFLVNEAVAGNLPTDTYNAEAGTFNAQHYLGVAAFLNMNVLGSSSEANPRIGMRWHNSISYSRQLGGQHLGYGNISSDFSFYITPNFPFQLTWAGRVGASHNYGNFRFYQASTLGGTDNLRGYRRTRLAGRSTIYANAEARVAVLNYNLFLTPAKFGVLGLYDVGRVYNDTDPGQPFLRSLHSGYGGGIWTELLQRNVLSLTYAVGDDDELWMLKLGFLF
- a CDS encoding Pycsar system effector family protein — protein: MEEATIIKAAGEYVLQLFKEQLSKKLVYHNYRHTFETVTEAQELGRMSHLAPDELQDLVLAAWFHDTGYTVTYDGHEEESKRLATDWLQERQYPQERINRILGCIEATQAGVQPQGQLQTLLVDADLSNMGKASFAATAELLRVEWEIYRNKFFTEREWAKFQLNFLLSTSFLSTEAQHKYAAQLGLNIQEQRKLLSTEEKHKKKEEKKHRKTLAQPKRGIETMFRNTYKTHLDLSGIADNKANMMISLNAIILSVIITYLSAKTSVIGTDYTHHRSLIIPIGTLLLTTLGSVIFAIISAQPEITSLKLRKNSSRVNTRQVNLLFFGNFTKLPLEDFRKGMHEIMRDKKSLYNNMITDIYYLGEVLNRKYRVLRISYTIFMVGLVLTVIAFGIAVAFY
- a CDS encoding T9SS type A sorting domain-containing protein, encoding MKLLILSLFMCSLVQVAQAQARPPVVGQLTQTDKEKALTVEQEDQDIAIYPNPSDGVFTISVSNLNARTADLRIINVIGNEVLHETLSRGEGQFTTTIDLNSFAKGLYYIKLEANKFSAVRRVVIK
- a CDS encoding NAD(P)/FAD-dependent oxidoreductase, giving the protein MTDIAIVGGGLAGLVSALGLAKAGLRVVLVEKKVYPFHRVCGEYVSNEVLPYLRALGADPALLQPAAINRFMLTSPKGKALFAPLDLGGFGISRYALDHYLYQVAQQQEVQFILQQTVQDVRFTGDAFTLQLSGGETLAAKVVLGAFGKRANLDRQLNRPFFQARSPYLGIKYHLRYDAPRDLIALHNFKEGYAGISAIEDDRYCFCYLTTRRNLKAHRSIAAMEQAVLCRNPHLRRIFEEADFLYDQPEVINEISFAPKTCIENHMLLCGDAAGMITPLCGNGMAMAIHSGKIATDQVLRYFREGLPRPQLEENYRRAWQQQFAGRLQVGRAVQQLFGSPILSEVAVGALQWLPPLVRLVMRQTHGQPF